A stretch of Leisingera sp. S132 DNA encodes these proteins:
- a CDS encoding MBL fold metallo-hydrolase: protein MDEQKKDLKPARLDGRKDELAPGLSRRSFFAAAGAAGVGTAASLLGSTSAQAQSTDWLQPGNNNHVIDLQNMSAFADGEVKIDFYGHCALKITSPGGASILFDPWRDDPSGAWGLWFKQKFPETLVDITMSTHTHFDHDAIDRPQSTMVLDRMVGTFEFADLKITGYADKHACVAPGWYPWTNALAEFGVEACPPNNPGHMDMVTYVVETGGIRTLIWGDNRPDPADGFWDAIGRIDVLTLPVDGSEHILSYEQANALVERIQPKVVIPTHYLSETTTYTLSTLQPADTWVKDQKSFKMLDRASLSLAAADVQGMDKEFLYFGHNALTE from the coding sequence ATGGATGAGCAAAAGAAGGACCTGAAACCGGCCAGGCTCGACGGCCGCAAGGATGAACTGGCGCCCGGCCTGTCCCGGCGCAGCTTCTTTGCAGCCGCAGGCGCGGCAGGCGTCGGAACAGCCGCCAGCCTGCTGGGCAGCACCAGCGCACAGGCGCAATCAACCGACTGGCTGCAGCCCGGCAACAACAACCATGTGATCGATCTGCAGAACATGTCGGCCTTTGCGGATGGCGAAGTGAAGATCGATTTCTACGGCCATTGCGCCCTCAAGATCACCTCGCCCGGCGGTGCCTCGATCCTTTTTGATCCGTGGCGGGACGATCCCTCCGGCGCCTGGGGCTTGTGGTTCAAGCAGAAATTCCCGGAAACGCTGGTGGATATCACCATGTCCACCCACACCCATTTCGACCATGACGCCATCGACCGCCCGCAATCGACAATGGTGCTGGACCGGATGGTGGGCACGTTCGAGTTCGCGGACTTAAAAATTACTGGTTATGCCGACAAGCACGCCTGCGTCGCGCCGGGCTGGTACCCCTGGACCAACGCCCTGGCCGAGTTCGGGGTCGAGGCCTGCCCGCCCAACAACCCGGGCCACATGGATATGGTGACATATGTGGTGGAGACCGGCGGCATCCGCACTCTGATCTGGGGAGACAACCGGCCCGACCCGGCAGACGGGTTCTGGGACGCCATCGGGCGCATCGACGTGCTGACCCTGCCGGTGGACGGCTCTGAGCACATCCTGTCCTATGAGCAGGCCAACGCGCTGGTGGAACGGATCCAGCCCAAGGTGGTGATCCCCACCCACTACCTGTCGGAAACCACCACCTATACGCTGTCGACACTGCAGCCCGCCGACACCTGGGTGAAGGACCAGAAAAGCTTCAAGATGCTGGATAGGGCCTCCCTGTCGCTGGCGGCGGCGGATGTGCAGGGAATGGACAAGGAGTTCCTCTATTTCGGGCATAACGCGCTGACGGAGTAA
- a CDS encoding lytic murein transglycosylase, translating into MNITRRHFGFGLAALGLSACSSTVPAGSGPSGTSGLPADLRPVPNAGYDAWVAAFRTRAEARGISQSTLRAAFRGAGYLPGVVKRDRNQTEFKRSLEDYLSIAVSDERLTKGRAAFARHQSTLRTLERSYGVDAEIICAIWGLESFFGERRGNVPVISATSTLAYDGRRGAFFEKQLLAALKILQNGDITPARMTGSWAGAMGHTQFIPTSYQAFAVDFTGDGRRDIWSEDPTDALASTAAYLQRNGWTRGLKWGGEAGAPGTPSGRSLQPQPGGPVFTVTSNFNVIKRYNNSDAYAIGVGHLADRIAGGAPLRASFPPDKYGLTKDDRILLQKRLTARGFDTGGADGVLGPKSRAAISAYQSSRGLPATGDPSQALLSSLN; encoded by the coding sequence ATGAACATCACACGGCGTCATTTCGGATTTGGCCTTGCAGCCTTGGGGCTGAGCGCCTGCAGCAGCACGGTACCCGCAGGCAGTGGCCCCAGCGGCACATCCGGCCTGCCAGCAGACCTGCGGCCCGTGCCGAATGCGGGCTATGACGCTTGGGTTGCCGCCTTCCGCACTCGGGCAGAGGCCCGCGGCATTTCCCAGTCCACCTTGCGCGCCGCCTTCCGCGGGGCAGGGTATCTGCCCGGCGTGGTCAAACGCGACCGCAATCAGACCGAATTCAAGCGCTCGCTGGAGGATTACCTCTCCATCGCCGTCTCGGACGAGCGTCTGACCAAAGGCCGCGCCGCCTTTGCCCGCCACCAGTCCACCCTGCGCACATTGGAGCGCAGCTATGGCGTTGATGCGGAGATCATCTGCGCGATCTGGGGGCTGGAGAGCTTCTTTGGCGAGCGCCGCGGCAACGTGCCGGTGATTTCCGCCACCTCGACGCTGGCCTATGACGGGCGGCGCGGAGCGTTCTTTGAAAAACAGCTGCTGGCGGCGCTGAAGATCCTGCAGAACGGCGACATCACGCCCGCCCGCATGACCGGCAGCTGGGCCGGCGCCATGGGGCATACCCAGTTCATCCCGACCTCTTATCAGGCCTTTGCGGTGGATTTCACCGGCGATGGCCGCCGCGACATCTGGTCGGAGGACCCGACCGACGCGCTTGCCTCCACTGCCGCGTATCTGCAACGGAACGGCTGGACCCGCGGCCTGAAGTGGGGCGGTGAGGCCGGTGCGCCGGGCACGCCATCGGGGCGCAGCCTGCAGCCGCAGCCGGGCGGGCCGGTGTTCACCGTCACCAGCAACTTCAACGTGATCAAGCGCTACAACAATTCAGATGCTTATGCGATCGGCGTGGGCCATCTGGCCGACCGCATCGCCGGCGGCGCCCCTTTGCGCGCCAGCTTTCCGCCGGACAAATACGGGCTGACCAAAGATGACCGCATTCTGCTGCAGAAACGCCTGACCGCGCGCGGCTTTGACACCGGCGGCGCCGACGGGGTGCTGGGACCGAAAAGCCGCGCGGCGATCAGCGCCTACCAGTCGAGCCGCGGCCTGCCGGCAACCGGCGACCCGTCTCAGGCACTGCTCAGCAGTCTGAACTAG
- a CDS encoding LuxR C-terminal-related transcriptional regulator, translating to MTTDKPAIPPQTQAKWQRVVDLVAELTDVPAALIMATVDLDHRVKVSNTSENNPYYPGRKYHLNEKLYCFGVFENDGELMVEDAQCEPRWQDNEDMEHAMSFYIGYPIKWPDGEVYGTICVLDTRRNKRALMFRKGLQEFCRVVEGDLALLLEVAQRKQAQAELRETVRAREDTIKRRTKALEEANTALRVLIDNVEASRHESEQQIVQQIKGMVLPYVAKLRHLDAGRELQSAYLMMIEDNLKNITSALSSKLAQTLEQLTPAETEIMQLIMMGRTTKEIAATLGRETSTIDFHRNNIRQKLGLSRRENLRQHLIALSSAE from the coding sequence ATGACCACAGACAAGCCCGCGATCCCCCCGCAGACCCAGGCCAAATGGCAGCGGGTGGTGGATCTGGTGGCCGAGCTGACCGATGTTCCCGCGGCGCTGATCATGGCAACGGTCGATCTGGACCACCGGGTCAAGGTTTCCAACACTTCAGAGAACAATCCCTATTACCCGGGCCGCAAGTACCATCTGAACGAAAAGCTCTATTGCTTCGGTGTCTTTGAAAACGACGGCGAACTGATGGTCGAGGACGCGCAGTGCGAACCGCGCTGGCAGGACAACGAGGATATGGAGCACGCCATGTCCTTTTATATCGGCTATCCGATCAAATGGCCGGATGGCGAGGTTTACGGCACCATCTGCGTGCTCGACACCCGGCGCAACAAGCGCGCGCTGATGTTCCGCAAGGGACTGCAGGAGTTCTGCCGGGTGGTCGAGGGCGATCTGGCACTGCTGCTGGAGGTGGCCCAGCGCAAGCAGGCGCAAGCGGAACTGCGCGAGACGGTGCGGGCGCGGGAGGACACCATCAAGCGCCGCACCAAGGCGCTGGAAGAGGCCAACACCGCACTGCGGGTGCTGATCGACAACGTGGAGGCATCGCGCCACGAAAGCGAACAGCAGATCGTGCAGCAGATCAAGGGCATGGTGCTGCCCTATGTGGCCAAACTCAGGCATTTGGATGCCGGGCGCGAGCTGCAGAGCGCCTATCTGATGATGATCGAGGACAATCTGAAGAACATCACCTCAGCGCTCTCGTCCAAGCTGGCACAGACGCTGGAGCAGCTGACGCCAGCGGAAACAGAGATCATGCAGCTGATCATGATGGGCCGCACCACCAAAGAGATCGCCGCCACCCTGGGGCGCGAGACCAGCACCATCGATTTCCACCGCAACAACATCCGCCAGAAACTGGGCCTCAGCCGGCGCGAAAACCTGCGCCAGCATCTGATTGCGCTGAGTTCGGCGGAGTAG
- a CDS encoding response regulator transcription factor: MADPVKVLIVDDHPMVAEGIQSILESYDDIEVVGSLTDGQVAVDQMGLLAPDVVLMDLNMPKLGGLSATEIILEQHPGTRILILSMHDSAEYISTALSHGAMGYVLKDVPTDEIKQAIDAVMQGKTYLCTGAAGSLKPKDGDIREALTGREQTILLELAQGKSNKEVAQTLDISVRTVETHRKNIKRKLGISSTAGLTRYALEHGVLQGTGAGF, encoded by the coding sequence ATGGCGGATCCGGTGAAAGTTCTGATCGTGGATGACCACCCGATGGTCGCTGAAGGCATCCAGTCGATCCTGGAAAGCTATGATGACATCGAAGTTGTCGGCTCCCTGACAGATGGTCAGGTTGCGGTGGACCAGATGGGCCTTTTGGCGCCTGACGTGGTGCTGATGGACCTTAACATGCCCAAGCTCGGCGGCCTCAGCGCCACCGAGATCATCCTGGAACAGCACCCCGGCACCCGGATCCTGATCCTGTCGATGCATGACAGCGCCGAATATATCTCCACCGCGCTCAGCCACGGGGCCATGGGTTATGTGCTGAAGGATGTGCCGACAGACGAGATCAAACAGGCCATCGATGCGGTGATGCAGGGCAAGACCTATCTCTGCACCGGCGCCGCAGGCTCGCTAAAGCCCAAGGACGGCGATATCCGCGAGGCGCTCACGGGGCGCGAGCAGACAATCCTCTTGGAACTAGCGCAAGGAAAATCCAACAAGGAAGTCGCGCAAACGCTTGATATTTCTGTCAGAACAGTCGAGACCCATCGTAAGAACATCAAGCGCAAACTGGGCATTTCCTCCACCGCTGGCCTCACCCGCTATGCGCTGGAGCATGGGGTGCTGCAGGGAACCGGCGCCGGTTTCTGA
- a CDS encoding cache domain-containing protein, giving the protein MRLFRSLLRPDYAQKLSLLMTLPLIVAGTAIALVVGYQSRALAEREIQALEMQLLEAKKAELRNYVTQARNGFAHIYGLAAPDDAAAKERVTQILSAMIYGKDGFFFVYDYDGTNLVSPRQTEYINRNWAGLRDSAGVPVVDEFIRLARDGAGWHSFTWEKPSTGEEAQMIAYVLGLQDWQWAIGTGVFIDDVLATVAASRAEVEARVRRTFLYIGAITLISLALVFASGMFLNIRERRLADAKLKELTQRVFDAQEEERGRVARELHDGISQLLVGVRYALDNTRRRLSRGDGEGAAAPLEKGAENLLTAITEVRRISRDLRPGVLDDLGLGPALKALTDDFAARTGIETEFSTVVFRNRLDQDSKIALYRIAQEALTNIERHAEATKVSIDLRGHTRGATMRISDNGRGLPPRDARTGPGIGLRNMQERIEQLDGTLRILSSRGTQRGTVIEASLPLSHLLPPGEEGTPAQLP; this is encoded by the coding sequence ATGCGCCTGTTCCGTTCCCTGCTGCGCCCCGATTACGCGCAGAAACTGTCGCTGCTGATGACCCTGCCGCTGATCGTGGCGGGCACTGCGATTGCGCTGGTGGTGGGCTATCAGTCCCGCGCTCTGGCCGAACGCGAGATCCAGGCGCTGGAAATGCAGCTGCTGGAAGCCAAGAAGGCGGAGCTGCGTAATTACGTGACCCAGGCGCGCAACGGCTTTGCGCATATCTATGGCTTGGCGGCACCCGATGATGCGGCCGCAAAGGAGCGGGTCACCCAAATCCTCAGCGCGATGATCTACGGCAAAGACGGGTTCTTCTTTGTCTACGACTATGACGGCACCAACCTGGTGAGCCCGCGGCAGACCGAGTACATCAACCGCAATTGGGCCGGGCTGCGGGACAGCGCAGGCGTGCCGGTGGTGGATGAGTTCATCCGCCTCGCCCGCGACGGCGCCGGCTGGCACAGTTTCACCTGGGAGAAGCCCTCCACCGGCGAAGAGGCGCAGATGATCGCCTATGTGTTGGGCCTGCAGGACTGGCAATGGGCAATCGGCACCGGCGTCTTCATCGACGATGTGCTGGCCACGGTCGCCGCCTCGCGGGCAGAGGTGGAGGCGCGGGTGCGGCGCACGTTCTTGTACATCGGTGCGATCACGCTGATTTCGCTGGCGCTGGTCTTTGCCTCCGGCATGTTCCTGAACATCCGCGAGCGGAGGCTGGCGGATGCCAAGCTGAAGGAACTGACCCAGCGGGTGTTCGACGCCCAGGAAGAGGAACGCGGACGGGTTGCGCGGGAGCTGCATGACGGCATCAGCCAGCTCTTGGTCGGGGTGCGCTATGCCCTGGACAACACCCGCCGCCGCTTGTCGCGCGGCGATGGAGAGGGCGCGGCGGCGCCGCTGGAGAAAGGCGCAGAAAACCTGCTGACCGCCATCACGGAGGTGCGCCGGATCAGCCGCGACCTGCGCCCAGGCGTGCTGGACGATCTGGGTCTGGGGCCGGCGCTGAAGGCGCTGACAGACGATTTCGCCGCACGCACCGGCATCGAGACAGAGTTTTCCACCGTGGTGTTCCGCAACCGCCTGGACCAGGACTCCAAGATCGCTCTCTACCGCATTGCCCAAGAGGCGCTGACCAATATCGAGCGCCATGCAGAGGCCACCAAGGTCAGCATCGACCTGCGCGGCCACACCCGCGGCGCCACCATGCGGATCTCCGACAACGGCCGCGGGCTGCCGCCGCGCGACGCCCGCACCGGGCCTGGGATCGGCCTGCGCAACATGCAGGAACGGATTGAGCAGCTTGACGGCACCTTGCGCATTCTGTCATCACGGGGCACCCAGAGAGGCACCGTGATCGAGGCAAGCCTGCCCCTGAGCCACCTGCTGCCGCCGGGCGAGGAAGGCACACCAGCGCAATTACCGTAG
- a CDS encoding TRAP transporter substrate-binding protein, with protein sequence MDRRSFLKTSALGGSAAAASTLAAPAYAQGNRTLTMVTTWGRGLAGVHDSAQFVADTITAMSDGTLTVDVKAAGELVGAFEVFDAVTAGQADMYHAADYYFVSQHPGYAYFTAVPFGMTPQELVNWYYHGDGHALHDELGQIFGLKSFIGGNTGPQAGGWFNKEINGPEDFNGLKFRMPGLGGKALGKLGASVQNIPGSEVYQALSSGAIDGTEWIGPWADEKAGFQEITKTYYTAGFHEPGAALSVATNRDVFEGLSPAHQKIIEMASAAGHQWSLAQFMNNNGAALQRLQSGGVKTLEFPDSVWDAFGAATKETLDEFMGDELFAKIRGSVEASMKASSGWITKSEGAYRVQRDRVLG encoded by the coding sequence ATGGATCGCCGTTCTTTCTTGAAAACATCCGCGCTGGGCGGGTCCGCAGCAGCAGCCAGCACCCTGGCGGCACCGGCCTATGCCCAGGGCAACCGCACCCTGACCATGGTCACCACCTGGGGCCGCGGTCTGGCAGGCGTGCATGACTCGGCGCAGTTTGTGGCCGACACCATCACCGCCATGTCCGACGGCACCCTGACCGTTGACGTCAAAGCCGCAGGCGAGCTGGTTGGCGCGTTCGAAGTGTTCGACGCCGTGACCGCAGGCCAGGCCGACATGTACCACGCCGCTGACTATTACTTCGTCAGCCAGCATCCGGGCTATGCTTACTTCACCGCCGTGCCCTTCGGCATGACCCCGCAGGAACTGGTCAACTGGTACTACCACGGCGACGGCCATGCGCTGCATGACGAGCTGGGCCAGATCTTCGGCCTGAAGTCCTTCATCGGCGGCAACACCGGCCCGCAGGCCGGCGGCTGGTTCAACAAGGAAATCAACGGCCCCGAGGACTTCAACGGCCTCAAGTTCCGGATGCCGGGCCTGGGCGGCAAGGCGCTTGGCAAGCTTGGCGCCTCCGTGCAGAACATCCCGGGCTCCGAAGTGTATCAGGCCCTGTCCTCCGGCGCCATCGACGGCACCGAGTGGATCGGCCCCTGGGCGGACGAAAAGGCGGGTTTCCAGGAAATCACCAAGACCTACTACACCGCCGGCTTCCACGAGCCGGGCGCGGCGCTGTCGGTTGCCACCAACCGCGACGTGTTCGAAGGCCTGTCGCCTGCCCATCAGAAGATCATCGAGATGGCATCGGCTGCCGGCCACCAGTGGAGCCTGGCGCAGTTCATGAACAACAACGGTGCAGCGCTTCAGCGCCTGCAGTCCGGCGGCGTGAAAACCCTGGAATTCCCCGACAGCGTCTGGGATGCCTTCGGTGCAGCGACCAAGGAAACCTTGGACGAGTTCATGGGCGACGAGCTGTTTGCGAAAATCCGCGGCAGCGTCGAAGCGTCGATGAAGGCCTCCTCCGGCTGGATCACCAAATCCGAAGGCGCCTACCGCGTTCAGCGCGACCGCGTCCTCGGCTGA
- a CDS encoding TRAP transporter small permease subunit — MQEESGLTFFGAIAGGLLWLVQNIAGAFYNFGYAITHPQLWLDWSDKASIMRFVYYGGSVEFFFVVFTAFLVLTAIGIYFRGFMWGMVRGLEGMANTVGRFFAWAGLLMVLQQIIIVFMQRVFARPDISFGFGIPFSQDISWFAEELKFYNALVVCLCVTYTFVQGGHVRVDLIYSGISFRAKKVVDMLGSLLFMMPAAVLTWMYGWFFLWRHLIVPKPSASDTLDRLVMKSRALRWNVETIGFSPNGFNAYFLFKILLIAFAGLVFLHAIAFFYRSFLEFVEGQGSENKYLDKDSLGEGEEAYEGTH; from the coding sequence ATGCAGGAAGAGAGTGGCCTCACCTTCTTCGGCGCCATAGCGGGCGGATTGCTCTGGCTGGTCCAGAACATCGCCGGCGCCTTTTACAATTTCGGCTATGCCATCACCCATCCGCAGCTCTGGCTCGACTGGTCCGACAAGGCCTCGATCATGCGCTTCGTCTACTACGGCGGCTCTGTCGAGTTTTTCTTTGTCGTCTTCACCGCCTTCCTGGTGCTGACCGCCATCGGAATTTACTTCCGCGGCTTCATGTGGGGCATGGTCCGCGGGCTGGAGGGGATGGCCAACACCGTGGGCCGCTTCTTTGCCTGGGCGGGCCTACTGATGGTTTTGCAGCAAATCATCATCGTCTTCATGCAGCGGGTGTTCGCACGGCCTGACATCAGCTTTGGCTTTGGCATTCCATTCAGCCAGGACATCAGCTGGTTTGCCGAAGAGTTGAAGTTTTACAACGCCTTGGTGGTCTGTCTTTGTGTGACCTACACCTTCGTGCAGGGCGGGCATGTGCGGGTGGATCTGATCTATTCAGGCATCAGCTTCCGCGCCAAAAAGGTCGTCGACATGCTCGGCTCATTGCTGTTCATGATGCCCGCCGCGGTGCTCACATGGATGTACGGATGGTTCTTCCTCTGGCGCCACCTGATCGTGCCGAAACCTTCGGCCTCTGACACGCTGGACAGGCTGGTGATGAAATCCCGCGCCCTGCGCTGGAACGTGGAGACCATCGGCTTCAGCCCCAACGGGTTCAACGCCTACTTCCTGTTCAAAATCCTGCTGATCGCCTTTGCAGGCCTGGTGTTCCTGCACGCCATCGCCTTCTTCTACCGCTCCTTCCTGGAGTTCGTCGAAGGCCAGGGCAGTGAAAACAAATACCTCGACAAGGACAGCCTTGGAGAGGGTGAAGAAGCCTACGAAGGCACGCATTAA